Proteins encoded by one window of Microplitis demolitor isolate Queensland-Clemson2020A chromosome 6, iyMicDemo2.1a, whole genome shotgun sequence:
- the LOC128668003 gene encoding GATA zinc finger domain-containing protein 15-like yields the protein NNNNNNNNNNNNNNNNNNNNNNNNNNNNNNNNNNNNNNNNNNNNNNNNNNNNNNNNNNNNNNNNNNNNNNNNNNNNNNNNNNNNNN from the coding sequence aataataataataataataataataataataataataataataataataataataataataataataataataataataataataataataataataataataataataataataataataataataataataataataataataataataataataataataataataataataataataataataataataataataataataataataataataataataataataataataataataataataataataataat